Proteins found in one Amphiura filiformis chromosome 14, Afil_fr2py, whole genome shotgun sequence genomic segment:
- the LOC140169791 gene encoding uncharacterized protein: MNKLFIAVLVVAFICIAEARLTKRSALLAHATFQKMKRGGATIGPQPGDMDLCPFSDMFEQMGNALAVCDETESYGPYCILSDWVCDDSQDCADNTDENGKLNGNKNGKYIHKYKLLYKY; encoded by the exons ATGAATAAGCTGTTTATTGCAGTCCTGGTTGTGGCATTTATCTGCATTGCAGAGGCCAGGTTGACCAAG aggTCAGCACTCTTGGCCCATGCAACCTTCCAGAAGATGAAGAGAGGAGGAGCTACCATTG GTCCTCAACCAGGAGACATGGATCTGTGCCCATTCAGTGATATGTTTGAGCAGATGGGTAATGCGCTAGCGGTTTGCGATGAAACTGAGTCATACGGTCCATATTGTATCTTGAGTGACTGGGTCTGCGATGATAGTCAAGATTGTGCAGATAACACTGATGAGAATGGTAAACTGAATGGTAATAAAAATGGTAAGTATATACACAAGTATAAAttgttatacaaatattga